Part of the Desulfohalovibrio reitneri genome is shown below.
CCTTGCCGAGGAAACGCGCCCGCCCTGGAATCTCGCGCTCGGCCAACTGGCGCAATCGCTCGCGCCCCGGCCCGTCGCCGGCGAGCACGAGGCGGAAGTCGCGTCCGGTCCCTGCAAGCTGTCCGCAGGCTCGAATCAGAAACTCCAGACCGCGCGTCTTCACGTCCGAACGGAACATGGCCACGGCCAGGATGACAGAGGCAGTGTCGGGCGCCGCCCATTCCGCCCGCAGGGTTTTTCCCGCCTCGGGGTCGCGGGTGAAGTCTCCGGGGTGGATGCCCTGGCGCACCAGGGCCAGACGCTCGGCGGGCACGATGCGGCCGAGTTGCTCGAAATCCCGCCGCTTGTTGGCCGCCACCAGATCGGCGGCCAGCAGAGCGCGCCGGTTGAGGTGGAATCCTGCCCAGGTCCCGGCCCGCTTGCGCCGCTTGGTGGAGTAGGCCGCTTGGTAGATGGCGTAGGGAATGCCGAGTTTTCGGCTGACATGCGGGCCAAGTACGTCCGGGGCCTTGTAGTAGGCGTGGTAGGTCAGCCAGAGGTCGGGCGGGGTGCGTCGCAGCAGACGCGGCAACCGTGCCAACTCCAGGGCGGCCGCGGGCCAGAGCCAGGGACGGTGGGTAATCCAGCGGGTTCGCAGGGCGGAGGCGTCGATGATCTCGTGCCCCCGCTCCAGCAGCCACCGGCGGAGAGTGCGCCCGATATGCAGATCGCCTGAGGGACGGCCATGCCCCAGGGGCTTGAAGGGCATGT
Proteins encoded:
- a CDS encoding glycosyltransferase family 4 protein, with product MRIAFYMPFKPLGHGRPSGDLHIGRTLRRWLLERGHEIIDASALRTRWITHRPWLWPAAALELARLPRLLRRTPPDLWLTYHAYYKAPDVLGPHVSRKLGIPYAIYQAAYSTKRRKRAGTWAGFHLNRRALLAADLVAANKRRDFEQLGRIVPAERLALVRQGIHPGDFTRDPEAGKTLRAEWAAPDTASVILAVAMFRSDVKTRGLEFLIRACGQLAGTGRDFRLVLAGDGPGRERLRQLAEREIPGRARFLGKVEGQHLRRVYSAADLYAFPGINEALGLAYLEAQAAGLPVVAFDGWGVPEAVASGETGLLTEPFDLDAFAATLARLLDEPETRLAMGIRGSERVSREFDLQANLARFEELLYDLAG